In Vigna angularis cultivar LongXiaoDou No.4 chromosome 8, ASM1680809v1, whole genome shotgun sequence, one DNA window encodes the following:
- the LOC108344942 gene encoding protein C2-DOMAIN ABA-RELATED 4, with protein MEELDSIPKTLMENLLGLLRVRVKRGINLAVRDVRSSDPYVVIKMFNQKLKTRVIKKDVNPEWNEDLTLSIIDPNHQVKLTVYDHDTFSKDDRMGDAEFDIFPFIEALKSNLSGIPNGTVIKRIQPSRENFLADESCITYANGKFVQDMILRLQNVECGEVEIQLQWIDLPGAKGIAKGT; from the exons atggaGGAATTGGATTCAATACCAAAGACTCTGATGGAAAATCTGCTTGGTCTTTTGAGGGTTCGCGTGAAGCGTGGTATCAACCTTGCCGTTCGTGATGTCCGAAGTAGCGACCCTTATGTTGTCATCAAGATGTTCAATCAG AAACTAAAGACTCGTGTCATTAAAAAGGATGTGAATCCGGAGTGGAATGAAGACCTTACACTTTCTATTATAGATCCGAATCACCAAGTTAAACTG ACTGTGTATGATCATGACACCTTCAGCAAAGATGACAGAATGGGAGATGCAGAATTTGACATCTTTCCCTTTATAGAAGCGTTGAAGAGCAACTTAAGTGGCATTCCAAATGGAACTGTGATAAAAAGAATACAACCAAGCAGGGAGAACTTCCTGGCTGATGAGAGCTGCATCACTTATGCCAATGGCAAGTTTGTGCAAGATATGATCCTTAGATTGCAGAATGTGGAATGTGGTGAAGTTGAAATTCAGTTGCAGTGGATTGATCTTCCTGGTGCTAAGGGTATAGCCAAGGGTACATGA
- the LOC108343811 gene encoding uncharacterized protein LOC108343811 codes for MRRVPSILFRTLAARRATSYVVQSRLLHGSPTAADHSHRRRFSYLLAPFAAASLGFAGALFSQEVLAKEPPPPEALPREVVLYQFEACPFCNKVKAFLDYYDIPYKVVEVNPLSKKEIKWSEYQKVPILMVDGEQLNDSSAIIDKLGLKILSKKIPESTSEDEETKWRRWVDNHLVHVLSPNIYRNTTEALESFEYITSNGNFSYIEKLSVKFAGAAAMYFVSKNLKKKYNITDERAALYEAAETWVKALNGRDFLGGSKPNLADLAVFGVLKPIRYLTSGKDMVEHTRIGEWYARMESAVGEPSKIKP; via the exons ATGAGAAGGGTACCCTCCATTCTGTTCAGAACGCTCGCCGCCCGACGCGCCACCTCCTACGTCGTCCAAAGCCGCCTTCTCCACGGCAGCCCCACCGCCGCCGACCACTCCCACCGTCGCCGCTTCTCCTACCTCCTCGCTCCCTTTGCCGCCGCGTCTCTCGGATTCGCCGGCGCCCTCTTCTCCCAGGAAGTCCTCGCTAAGGAGCCTCCGCCGCCCGAGGCCCTTCCACGCGAGGTCGTTCTTTACCAGTTCGAGGCTTGCCCTTTCTGCAACAAAGTCAAAG CATTTTTGGACTACTATGATATACCTTACAAAGTTGTGGAAGTCAACCCTCTTAgcaaaaaagaaatcaaatggTCTGAATATCAGAAAGTGCCAATATTGATGGTCGATGGCGAGCAGCTAAATGATTCATCAG cTATAATTGATAAGCTGGGACTTAAGATTCTGTCGAAGAAAATTCCAGAGTCAACTTCTGAGGATGAAGAGACAAAATGGCGACG GTGGGTTGATAACCATTTAGTGCATGTTCTGTCACCAAATATTTATCGAAATACCACTGAAGCACTTGAATCCTTTGAGTATATTACTAGCAACG GCAATTTCAGCTACATAGAAAAACTTTCGGTGAAGTTTGCTGGAGCTGCAGCTATGTATTTTGTGTCTAAGAATCTGAAGAAGAAATACAACATAACTGATGAACGTGCTGCACTTTATGAGGCAGCAGAAACATGGGTAAAAGCTCTAAATGGCCGAGATTTCCTTG GAGGGTCTAAACCTAACTTAGCCGACCTGGCGGTCTTTGGGGTTTTAAAACCCATACGCTATTTGACGTCTGGCAAGGATATGGTGGAGCACACTCGTATTGGTGAGTGGTATGCAAGAATGGAGAGTGCTGTTGGAGAACCTTCCAAGATTAAACCCTAA